The genomic window CCCCCTGTCCCCCTGTGTCCCCATGCCCctgtccccccgtcccccgtggtccccatgtccctgtccccccatGTCCTCCCATGccccccccacatccccccatTTCCCCCATGCCCCTGTTCCCCCATGTCCCCGTGCCCCCATGCccctgtccccccatgtcccccatttCCCCCATGCCCCTGTCCCCCCAGGTCCCCCCATGCCCCTGTGCCCCCATGCccctgtccccccatgtcccccatgtccccctgtccctgtccccccatgtcctccatgccccccatgtccccccacgtccccccacatcccccattTCCCCCATGCCCCtatccccccatgtcccccatgccCCCGTGCCCCTGTCCCCCCATGTcatgtcccccgtcccccccccgtccccggggCAGACCCATGTAGCTGTCATCGTGGGTGGGGGCCGCCTGGCGCGTCTGGAGCTGCCCGGCCACCTCCTGGATGAAGTACTCGGGGTAGCTGGAGGCCGCGATCTGCTCCTGCGTCGCCGACATCACCTGCCCTGGGGGCGCGGGCGGCCCCTCAGCACCCAAAGGTGCTGCCCGCCGcgccgggacgggacgggacgggacggggacgggacgggggcgggcggggtgggcaggggcaggaggggccgGCAGGCAGGGGTACTTAGGGacaggcagggacgggcaggggagTTTAGGGACAATCGGGGGAgtttggggacaggcagggacaggcaggggagttTAGGGACAATCGGGGGAGTTTGAGGacaggcagggacgggcaggggagTTTAGGGACAATCGGGGGAgtttggggacaggcagggacaggcaggggagttTAGGGACAATCGGGGGAGTTTGAGGacaggcagggacgggcaggggagTTTAGGGACAATCGGGGGAGTTTGGGGacgggcagggacaggcaggggagttTAGGGACAATCGGGGGAGTTTGAGGacaggcagggacgggcaggggagTTTAGGGACAATCGGGGGAGTTTGGGGacgggcagggacaggcaggggagttTGGGGACAATCGGGGGAGTTTAGGGACAATCGGGGGAGttgggggacaggcagggacgggcaggggagTTTGGGGACAATCGGGGGAGTttggggacaggcaggagagTTTAGGGACAATCGGGGGAgtttggggacaggcagggacgggcaggggtGTCTagggggaaggcaggggcaggcaggggctggggtctCACCTTGCCAAAAGTAGCTGCCGGGCCCCCCCAGGAGCACCCGTCCCGTCTGCGgagagacgggggggggggggggggcgcccctCCTCAGCCTGGGGCACCCACCAGGACCCCCTGCACCCCTCTATGCCCCCAGACCCCTCTAtacgccccccacccccacatACCCCCCTGTGACCCCCAATATACCCCCCCATACCCCCAATATACCCCCCCATACCCACTACCCCCACGTACCCCtgcccccccatgccccccaaccctcaccccccccccccccgcccggcctaTGGGTCCTGGCCCCTCCATCCCCATGGCCCCTTCTATCCCCCGTGCTCCCCTacgccccccccgcgccccccatGCCCCCACCTGGGTGAACTCGGCGCTGAAGCCCCCCTGGCAGTAGCCCTGCCCAGCCGCAGAGTTCAGgtctgtggggagagagggggcagcggtTGGGGGGGCCCCGTGGGTGCTGGCTGGGGGGCTATGGGGGTGTCACCCCCCCAGGGTGCCgggctggggatgcccagggtcccatgggtgctggttGGGGGGGCTATGGGGGTGTCACCCCCCcgtggtgctgggctggggatgcccagggtcccatgggtgctggctgGGGGGCTATGGGGGTGTCACCCCCCCAGGGTACCgggctggggatgcccagggtcccatgggtgctggttGGGGGGCTATGGGGGTGTCACCCCCCCGGagtgctgggctggggatgcccagggTCCCATGGGTACTGGTTGGGGGGGCTATGGGGGTGACACCCCCCCGGGGTGCCgggctggggatgcccagggtcccatgggtgctggctgGGGGGCTATGGGGGTGTCACCCCCCCAGGGTGCCgggctggggatgcccagggtcccatgggtgctggttGGGGGGCTATGGGGGTGTCACCCCCCAGagtgctgggctggggatgcccagggtcccatgggtgctggctgGGGGGCTATGGGGGTGTCACCCCCCCAGGGTACCgggctggggatgcccagggtcccatgggtgctggttGGGGGGCTATGGGGGTGTCACCCCCCCGGagtgctgggctggggatgcccagggtcccatgggtgctggttGAGGGGGGCTATGGGGGTGACACCCCTCcgtggtgctgggctggggatgcccagggTCCCATGGGTACTGGTTGGGGGGGCTATGGGGGTGACACCCCCCGGGGGTGCCgggctggggatgcccagggtcccatgggtgctggttGGGGGGCTATGGGGGTGTCACCCCCCCGGagtgctgggctggggatgcccagggtcccatgggtgctggttGGGGGGCTATGGGGGTGTCACCCCCCCCCAGGGCGCTgggctggggatgcccagggtcccatgggtgctggttGAGTGGGCTATGGGGGTGACACCCCAGAGGTGCCAGGCAGAGAGGATGCCTGGGGGGTTCCCTGGGTGCCAGGCAGGGTCCGGGGGGGGTCACCCTGGGGGTGCTGGGCGTGGCGGGGGGTGACACCCAGGAACCCAGGGGCGCCAGGCAGGGGGTTCTGGGGGTGTCACCCATGGGtaccgggcgggggggggatgccCAGTGGTGCCACCCATGAGTGCCAGGCTGGGGGGTGCCTGGAGGCTCCCTGGGGGTCTGGGGGCgtggggcggggcgcggggggggggggtcccacctGAGCGGCAGGGCGCGTACTCCACGAACTTGGAGAAGTTGCCGATGGAGAGGAAGCAGGTGCCCACcggctcccggccccccccctcctccttggGGGGGCTCCAGCTGTACAGTGGGGCgcaggcctgggggggggggggacacgggacgaCAAgggggggctgtgtgtgtgtggggggcacAGGGGGTCCGCACAGGGACGGACCCCTGCCCCCTGCTCTCTCCGTGCCCCTTGCTCAcccccccggtgtccccccctgccccgtgcccccccccccataccaAGATGGAGGCGTTGTGCGCCCGCACGGTGGCCCCGAACCACTGCAGGGACTTGAACTCGACGGGGTCGGGTGTCTCCGTGCTGTTGCCCCCGAAGTCGTGGGTGCGGGTCCCTGCGGGGAGGGGGTAAGGGTCAAGCCAGCACCCACCGCCGTAGCACCCATGGGACCCCCGCCCCAGCACCCGCTGCTCCCCCCGGGTTTATCATTAACCAGGCGGGACGAGAGCCCGGCCGCGGTGCCAAGGCCACGGCGGGGGGGGACGTGGCCGTGGGGGACAATGacgtggggctgggctgggctgggggggccaTTCGAGGGGCCCATGCGGGGCTACtgggtcccatgggtgctgggggccatgtccctgtccccggccatgcccatccctgtccccacgcAGCGCCTGTCCCCAGGCCTGGCCGtgccctgtccccatgcccaggGGGGCCTGTCCCCACCTGTGTCCTCACCCCTGTCCCCCACCCAtgtccccaccctgtccccatgcccGGGGGGCCCCATCCCCGACCCTGTCCCCattcccggggagggggggggctgtccccacccgtgtccccatccccttACCGATGTGGTCGAAGTCGATGGGGGTGCAGTCGTCACCGGGGGGCCAGGGGCAGTGGTAGACGGCCCCCCCCTGGGTGACATTGGGCTGGCTCGTGTTGGCCTTGGGGGCACCCACCAGGATGCTGacgctgggggagggggggatgatGATGAGTGGGATGCTCAGGGTGGGGGCTGTCCCCGTGGGGACACGGTAGCCGTCACCCACGGGACACCCGGGGGCTCGCAGAGTATGTCCTGGGGGGGAGGGAAac from Aptenodytes patagonicus unplaced genomic scaffold, bAptPat1.pri.cur scaffold_583, whole genome shotgun sequence includes these protein-coding regions:
- the LOC143173996 gene encoding integrin alpha-5-like (The sequence of the model RefSeq protein was modified relative to this genomic sequence to represent the inferred CDS: added 287 bases not found in genome assembly) → MGTGPGGTREREAAPSPASPAPPWPRPRPPRAAPGPRPRPRPRALLPLLLPLLLPPPPVAAFNLEASRPVAFRGAPGSLFGFALDFYLPRPRSVSILVGAPKANTSQPNVTQGGAVYHCPWPPGDDCTPIDFDHIGTRTHDFGGNSTETPDPVEFKSLQWFGATVRAHNASILACAPLYSWSPPKEEGGGREPVGTCFLSIGNFSKFVEYAPCRSDLNSAAGQGYCQGGFSAEFTQTGRVLLGGPGSYFWQGQVMSATQEQIAASSYPEYFIQEVAGQLQTRQAAPTHDDSYMGYSVAVGEFSGDMTQDFVAGVPKGNLTYGYVTILNGTNMKSLYNFSGEQMAAYFGYAVAATDVNNDGLADLLVGAPLFMARTGEGRVQEVGRVYLY